From Vallitalea longa, one genomic window encodes:
- a CDS encoding UDP-N-acetylglucosamine 1-carboxyvinyltransferase, translated as MEQLVIRGNRRLTGQVFISGAKNAALAILSAAILADDVCIIENVPCVRDTKILLQSMEQLGVRVDYIDEHKIKVDTRNIHNVKVDYDYIKKIRASYYLLGALLGKYREAEVALPGGCNIGSRPIDQHIKGFEALGATVEVKHGMIEASAERLVGNNVFLDLVSVGATINIMLAAVLAEGTTVIENAAKEPHIVDVANFLNSMGAKIKGAGTDIIKINGVKKLHGTEYMIIPDQIEAGTYMIAGAITGGDVTVNNIIPKHMEAISAKLSEMGAVIEEYDESIRVIANGQLKNIHVKTLPYPGFPTDMQPQMTALLSKTSGTSIMTESIFESRFSYTDELNRMGANIKVEGNTAVIEGVKQLTGAEVAAPDLRAGAGLILAALGAKGETVLSNIEYIDRGYEHIEQKFIDLGAEMFRISDKPDKSMLKVVN; from the coding sequence GTGGAACAACTAGTGATAAGAGGCAATAGAAGGTTAACGGGGCAAGTTTTTATTAGTGGTGCAAAAAATGCAGCTCTTGCAATTTTATCCGCTGCAATTTTAGCAGATGATGTTTGTATTATTGAGAATGTACCATGTGTTAGAGACACTAAGATTTTATTGCAATCAATGGAACAACTAGGTGTACGTGTAGATTATATAGATGAACATAAGATTAAAGTAGATACTAGAAATATTCATAATGTAAAGGTTGATTATGATTATATTAAGAAAATAAGAGCATCCTATTATCTATTAGGAGCATTACTTGGTAAATACAGAGAAGCAGAAGTGGCATTACCAGGTGGTTGTAACATTGGTAGTAGACCTATTGACCAGCATATAAAAGGTTTTGAAGCATTAGGAGCAACCGTGGAAGTTAAGCATGGAATGATTGAAGCTTCTGCAGAGAGATTAGTCGGAAATAATGTATTTTTAGACCTTGTTAGTGTAGGAGCAACTATTAATATTATGCTTGCAGCTGTTTTGGCTGAGGGTACAACAGTTATTGAAAATGCAGCTAAAGAACCTCATATAGTAGATGTTGCTAACTTTTTAAATAGTATGGGTGCTAAAATAAAAGGTGCAGGTACTGATATAATTAAGATAAATGGAGTAAAGAAACTACATGGAACCGAATATATGATAATACCAGACCAAATTGAAGCTGGAACATATATGATCGCCGGTGCCATAACTGGTGGAGATGTAACAGTTAATAACATAATACCAAAGCATATGGAAGCTATATCAGCCAAACTTAGTGAAATGGGTGCTGTTATAGAAGAATATGATGAGTCAATTCGTGTTATAGCTAATGGACAATTGAAAAATATACATGTAAAAACATTGCCATACCCAGGTTTCCCTACGGATATGCAACCACAAATGACTGCCTTATTATCTAAAACATCTGGTACAAGTATAATGACTGAGAGTATTTTCGAAAGCAGATTCTCTTATACAGATGAGTTGAATAGGATGGGAGCTAATATAAAAGTTGAAGGCAATACTGCTGTTATTGAAGGAGTCAAACAATTAACAGGAGCAGAAGTCGCAGCACCAGACCTTAGAGCAGGAGCAGGACTTATATTAGCAGCATTAGGTGCAAAAGGAGAAACTGTATTATCGAATATTGAATATATTGATAGAGGTTATGAACATATAGAACAGAAATTCATTGATCTGGGTGCTGAAATGTTCCGCATCTCAGATAAACCGGATAAGTCAATGTTGAAAGTGGTTAATTAA
- a CDS encoding M23 family metallopeptidase has product MNGAPKYKEHILLKYRKEIILIFCSLLIFFTIGNVFISNKIDTNAIATANSYNVVYDGKSMGIVIDKSVADEVYRVAKAEIKDENGEHMKVGKELKYYLEYAEKEDITTKETLLDNLRSALAEDKESFQVKGYFLKIGDDFQVALKDEDDVKEVLKNAQSMYVAQVEGYDINLVRVPYTASVRMPVIVKNENFDEERALRTVADVAEDNNLDSDDNKDAETPIETVGISFAEDIQIVKGFVDKEDIADVTVATELITKENEEEKVYTVAKGDTLSEIAQKNDMKLTDLMKINPGIEKQKFIKIGQEIIVTVPEPELSVACEEKIVYTKPIQYTVEKVENKNKYTGTTTVLEYGTDGEMQVTAVVTKVNGYEKSRNILEEKVIKEPKSKVIEVGIKPFPSKGSTGNFVYPVVGSIVTSPFGYRRGKFHHGLDLGGLPIGASIRASDGGTVVFAGWKSSTYGYTVDIDHGNGVLTRYAHCSRVVVKKGQKVSQYQEIAKLGSTGNSSGPHVHFEIRFNNVAANPIKYLD; this is encoded by the coding sequence ATGAATGGAGCGCCAAAATATAAAGAACATATATTATTGAAGTATAGAAAAGAAATAATATTGATTTTTTGCTCATTATTGATATTCTTTACAATAGGTAATGTATTTATTTCTAATAAAATTGATACTAATGCAATAGCCACAGCTAACTCATATAACGTAGTATATGATGGGAAAAGTATGGGTATTGTCATAGATAAATCTGTTGCTGATGAAGTATATCGTGTAGCGAAAGCAGAGATAAAAGACGAAAATGGGGAGCATATGAAGGTTGGTAAGGAACTCAAATATTATCTTGAATATGCTGAAAAAGAAGATATAACTACCAAAGAAACATTACTTGATAATCTAAGAAGTGCTTTAGCTGAAGATAAAGAATCATTTCAGGTAAAAGGCTATTTCCTTAAAATAGGTGATGATTTTCAAGTAGCATTAAAAGATGAAGACGATGTTAAGGAAGTATTGAAAAATGCTCAGAGTATGTATGTTGCTCAAGTAGAAGGTTATGATATCAATCTAGTGAGAGTACCTTATACAGCATCAGTAAGAATGCCAGTGATAGTTAAAAATGAAAACTTTGATGAAGAAAGAGCATTAAGAACAGTTGCTGATGTTGCAGAAGATAATAATCTTGATTCAGATGACAATAAAGATGCAGAAACACCTATTGAGACAGTTGGTATATCTTTTGCAGAGGATATACAGATAGTCAAAGGGTTTGTAGATAAAGAAGATATAGCTGATGTTACTGTTGCTACTGAACTTATTACTAAAGAGAATGAAGAAGAAAAAGTATATACCGTTGCTAAAGGTGATACTTTATCAGAAATAGCACAAAAAAATGATATGAAGCTTACTGACTTGATGAAAATCAACCCAGGTATAGAAAAGCAGAAATTCATAAAAATAGGTCAGGAAATTATTGTTACTGTTCCAGAGCCAGAATTATCAGTGGCTTGTGAAGAGAAAATAGTATATACGAAGCCTATTCAATATACAGTTGAAAAAGTTGAGAATAAGAATAAATACACAGGAACTACTACTGTCCTAGAATATGGTACAGATGGTGAAATGCAAGTAACCGCTGTAGTAACAAAAGTTAATGGATATGAAAAATCAAGAAATATCTTAGAAGAAAAAGTTATAAAAGAACCTAAATCAAAAGTTATAGAAGTGGGTATCAAGCCATTCCCTTCAAAAGGTTCAACAGGAAATTTCGTATATCCTGTTGTCGGTTCTATAGTAACATCACCATTTGGTTATAGACGTGGAAAATTCCATCATGGTCTAGATCTTGGTGGATTACCTATAGGAGCAAGCATAAGAGCTTCGGATGGTGGAACAGTTGTGTTTGCAGGATGGAAGAGTTCAACATATGGTTATACAGTTGATATCGACCATGGAAACGGTGTTTTAACACGATATGCTCATTGCAGTAGAGTTGTTGTGAAGAAAGGTCAGAAAGTTTCTCAATATCAAGAGATAGCTAAACTTGGAAGCACTGGTAATAGTAGTGGACCACATGTACACTTCGAGATCAGATTCAACAATGTTGCTGCTAATCCAATAAAATATCTTGACTAA
- a CDS encoding response regulator: protein MSKILVVDDEKAIVDILKFNLQREGYNVITAFNGEEGLQIFEKEKPDLVLLDIMMPKVDGLQVCKIIRNKYDTPIIMLTARAEEVDKVLGLELGADDFVTKPFSIRELMARVKANLRRTVLDAKDTKDIHIMDFENMSINIDRYEVKIDNKPIALTVREYELLKFLATRKEQIFTREQLLEKVWGYEYYGDVRTVDVTIRRLREKIEEVPSKPKFILTKRGIGYYFKG from the coding sequence ATGTCGAAAATACTTGTTGTAGATGATGAAAAAGCTATCGTTGATATTTTGAAATTTAATCTTCAGAGAGAGGGTTATAATGTTATAACAGCTTTTAACGGGGAAGAAGGATTACAGATATTCGAGAAAGAGAAACCGGATCTGGTTTTACTTGATATTATGATGCCAAAAGTTGATGGGCTTCAAGTATGTAAGATCATTAGGAATAAATACGATACACCAATAATAATGCTTACAGCTAGAGCAGAAGAAGTTGATAAAGTGTTGGGGCTTGAACTTGGTGCAGATGATTTCGTTACAAAACCTTTTAGCATTAGAGAATTGATGGCTAGGGTAAAAGCTAATCTCAGAAGAACTGTATTAGATGCTAAAGATACGAAAGACATACATATAATGGATTTTGAAAATATGAGTATTAACATAGATCGTTATGAAGTTAAGATAGATAATAAACCTATAGCTCTTACAGTAAGAGAATATGAACTTCTTAAGTTCTTGGCAACCAGAAAAGAACAGATATTTACAAGAGAGCAATTACTTGAAAAAGTATGGGGATATGAATATTATGGTGATGTAAGAACAGTAGATGTAACTATAAGAAGACTTAGAGAAAAAATAGAAGAAGTTCCAAGCAAACCTAAGTTTATATTGACAAAAAGGGGAATTGGATACTATTTTAAAGGGTAG
- a CDS encoding L-2-amino-thiazoline-4-carboxylic acid hydrolase: protein MYDTEKVAKPMIPFIVYGVLKGYIKRPTLFMVGTLFSYPKFMKKFKHRYPLDFLKTAAFMAHLYKRLQCKLDKNIAYEVTRATFLTSAAAVMQANFRFVEAERNFDNLVKYQQKTQAEGMTKNNKMVITELTDKKYCFKVTKCMFFEFFSEIEMSELTTIMCSVDNLIFNTYLPNRIVFKREVGATIADGASHCKFDIILK from the coding sequence ATGTATGATACTGAAAAAGTTGCAAAACCAATGATACCATTCATTGTATATGGTGTTCTGAAAGGGTACATAAAAAGACCTACCCTATTCATGGTGGGTACTTTGTTTTCCTATCCCAAATTCATGAAAAAATTCAAGCACCGATATCCATTGGACTTTTTGAAAACGGCTGCTTTTATGGCTCATTTATACAAAAGGCTACAATGTAAACTGGATAAAAATATAGCTTATGAAGTTACACGAGCTACATTTTTGACATCAGCGGCAGCTGTGATGCAGGCTAATTTTAGGTTCGTAGAAGCTGAAAGGAATTTTGATAATTTAGTAAAATATCAGCAAAAGACTCAGGCTGAAGGTATGACGAAAAATAATAAGATGGTGATAACTGAGCTAACCGATAAGAAGTATTGTTTTAAAGTGACAAAATGCATGTTTTTTGAATTCTTTTCTGAAATTGAAATGTCTGAATTAACTACTATTATGTGCTCTGTGGATAATCTTATTTTTAATACTTACTTGCCAAATCGTATAGTATTTAAAAGAGAGGTTGGAGCCACTATTGCTGATGGAGCGAGTCATTGTAAATTTGATATTATTTTAAAATAG
- a CDS encoding helix-turn-helix transcriptional regulator: MKRVYWKNGYITVFPKNIEANPHKHYMLQLFIKKDHALDMKIENETITGKYILVASNRTHELKAFSKVDLFMLFDETSLIAEELKRKYLRGQSACSVPLDNLDEEIVKFLEQPNELNYNRYETSFFNELLIQHWEYNMYDERIKQVIQLLDESQINNESVEAIAKSIQLSSSYLSHLFKEEIGVPLKSYMLLVKLRKAYYYLASGFNITDTAQLAGFYSSSHLADVNKKMMGMSMSNAKEYFSL, translated from the coding sequence GTGAAAAGAGTTTATTGGAAAAATGGCTATATAACTGTCTTTCCCAAGAATATAGAAGCAAATCCACATAAACATTATATGCTTCAGCTCTTTATAAAGAAGGATCATGCCCTTGATATGAAAATTGAGAACGAGACAATTACAGGGAAATATATTCTGGTGGCAAGTAACAGAACCCATGAATTAAAGGCATTTTCTAAGGTTGATTTATTTATGCTTTTTGATGAAACATCACTGATTGCAGAAGAGTTAAAAAGAAAATACTTAAGAGGGCAGTCTGCATGTTCGGTACCTCTTGATAATCTAGATGAAGAAATTGTTAAGTTTTTAGAGCAACCAAATGAGTTGAATTATAATCGCTATGAAACTAGTTTTTTTAATGAATTATTAATACAACACTGGGAATATAATATGTACGATGAACGTATTAAGCAGGTGATACAATTACTGGATGAATCACAAATTAATAATGAATCAGTGGAGGCAATAGCAAAAAGCATACAGCTATCATCTAGTTACCTTTCTCATCTATTTAAGGAAGAAATAGGAGTACCCCTAAAAAGTTATATGCTACTTGTTAAACTACGAAAGGCTTATTATTATTTGGCTTCAGGTTTTAATATTACAGATACAGCTCAGTTGGCTGGATTCTATAGCAGTTCACATCTTGCAGATGTAAATAAAAAAATGATGGGGATGTCAATGAGTAATGCAAAAGAGTATTTCTCACTTTGA
- a CDS encoding Ig-like domain-containing protein, protein MKKAMRKVMAFALAAFMLFSTVPSFAAPTVSDQAKLDKLEELNVIKGEGHGIDGTKTMTRYRSVVMLLRLMGLEDDMLAFDYEGKDTFTDAEGQNGYQARLMAYVKAHPELNIVGYPDGTFRPYQEINSQEYAKILLMVLSYDDPEDYTWETVAEKSEEIGLVDSASDINLTDEFKVLKLGVLTYDALTLVSKGDNITLGERLNVPIVITKLDINSVSSLNSTTQEVSLNKAISLVPSTDSFDIVDEDGESFDVLSASLRTNDTIVRLATEELEENHLYTLTYNGESYKFVAKAADSEKPELLSAVALTNTSVQLNFSEEVDVNAIDASNYSINDLDVVSAAYDVDADDNSIKTVVILKTSSQKQGTIYEVEVSNVTDLSGNKIDSDNDSFQFGGLPKDETAPQLVSAVALSNTTVKLSFDEEMDKASVENIANYEIEGLNVLKAERQTEKNQVLLTTTSQSVGTIHEVVVKNVKDVSGNVIDSDYDEFLFAGLPKDETDPKLNYAYSLTNTSVKLIFDEEVDKVTAENIANYEIEGLDILKAEKQTSGDEVVLTTSVHEEGHLYEVTVSNITDLTGNKIDSDYDSRSFAGLDEDTTEPQVVGAIAVDNKTVKVTFDKPMDEISASIPYNYYFGEDLGYPTKVVKDTVETDGSVWVLTTGTQSSEIYTVEVRDVKDLSGNVINEDYDEAEFAGIGTADGTAPKLSSAVAINNNTVVVKFNEKIDEDTVDPSDFTFTVETGEEDENNPNHIADAVYPFAADVNDDKKTVTLQFNEATMSSGVIYRVTASEINDTTGNEIVKGTNDSALFAGTTTENEAPRVKSAVLLNNQTLKVSFTEAISVISELDKTDFDITPSDDDEEFDGKVNKVIVSEDKKYVTIYYTDANFESGNLYTVTVVADKIKDALGIDSLDTTDERNEALFGGINSSVTSPKILGVVSVDENTIDIRFDQVINSLLDSANEDDIVIKQNGKVVDAEDKLVRAEGTNGNTLRVFFNETPFNSRLVYTVEVDASKISNNNGLVMDSDDNSAQFASITKENKDPELASAVAISNTQTKVTFSEIVTGVKTGRKSKVFALTGVDVTNVKALEDGKSFIITHKKTTTGNMVTVSIKDGSSIKDEAGVGTVNTDKTVKFVSK, encoded by the coding sequence ATGAAAAAAGCAATGAGAAAAGTTATGGCATTTGCACTTGCTGCATTCATGCTATTTTCAACTGTTCCTAGTTTTGCCGCACCAACAGTTTCAGATCAAGCAAAACTAGACAAACTGGAAGAACTTAATGTTATTAAAGGTGAGGGTCATGGTATAGACGGTACTAAGACTATGACTAGATATCGTTCAGTCGTAATGTTACTTAGACTTATGGGTCTTGAAGATGATATGTTAGCATTCGATTATGAAGGTAAAGACACATTTACTGATGCAGAAGGTCAAAATGGTTACCAAGCAAGATTAATGGCTTACGTAAAAGCTCATCCAGAATTAAATATTGTTGGATATCCTGATGGAACTTTCAGACCTTACCAAGAAATCAACTCTCAAGAATATGCAAAAATCTTACTTATGGTTTTAAGTTACGACGACCCAGAAGATTACACTTGGGAAACTGTAGCAGAAAAATCTGAAGAAATCGGATTAGTTGATTCAGCAAGTGACATTAATTTAACTGATGAATTTAAAGTATTGAAACTTGGAGTTCTTACATATGATGCATTAACTCTTGTATCTAAAGGTGATAACATTACATTAGGCGAAAGACTTAATGTTCCTATCGTCATTACTAAATTAGATATCAACTCAGTATCATCATTAAATTCAACAACTCAAGAAGTATCTCTTAATAAAGCTATTTCATTAGTTCCATCTACTGATTCATTTGATATAGTTGATGAAGATGGTGAAAGTTTCGACGTGTTAAGTGCTTCATTAAGAACTAATGATACAATCGTTAGACTTGCAACTGAAGAATTAGAAGAAAATCACCTATATACTCTTACTTATAATGGTGAATCATACAAATTCGTTGCAAAAGCTGCTGATAGCGAAAAACCTGAATTATTATCAGCTGTTGCTTTAACTAACACTTCTGTACAATTGAACTTCAGTGAAGAAGTAGACGTTAACGCTATTGATGCATCAAATTATAGCATAAACGATTTAGACGTAGTAAGTGCTGCATACGATGTTGATGCAGATGATAACTCAATCAAAACTGTAGTTATATTAAAAACTTCATCTCAAAAACAAGGTACTATTTATGAAGTAGAAGTTTCTAACGTAACTGATTTATCAGGTAATAAAATAGATAGTGATAATGATAGTTTCCAATTTGGTGGTCTTCCAAAGGATGAAACTGCTCCTCAATTAGTTTCTGCTGTAGCATTATCTAATACAACAGTAAAATTATCATTCGACGAAGAAATGGATAAAGCTTCTGTTGAAAACATTGCTAACTATGAAATCGAAGGTCTTAATGTATTAAAAGCAGAAAGACAAACAGAGAAAAACCAAGTTTTATTAACAACTACATCACAATCTGTAGGAACTATCCACGAAGTTGTAGTTAAAAATGTTAAAGATGTTTCTGGTAACGTAATAGATTCTGATTATGATGAATTCTTATTTGCTGGTCTTCCAAAAGATGAAACAGATCCAAAATTAAATTATGCTTACAGCTTAACTAATACATCTGTTAAATTAATCTTTGATGAAGAAGTAGATAAAGTAACAGCTGAAAACATTGCTAACTATGAAATCGAAGGTTTAGACATATTAAAAGCAGAAAAGCAAACTTCAGGTGACGAAGTAGTATTAACTACATCTGTACATGAAGAAGGACATTTATATGAAGTTACTGTATCTAATATTACTGATCTAACTGGTAATAAAATTGACTCAGATTATGATTCTAGATCATTTGCAGGATTAGATGAAGATACTACTGAACCTCAAGTAGTTGGCGCTATTGCAGTTGATAATAAAACTGTTAAAGTAACTTTTGATAAGCCAATGGATGAAATAAGTGCTAGCATACCTTACAACTACTACTTTGGTGAAGATTTAGGTTACCCAACAAAAGTTGTAAAAGATACTGTAGAAACTGACGGTTCAGTATGGGTATTAACAACTGGTACTCAATCTTCAGAAATATATACTGTAGAAGTTAGAGACGTAAAAGATCTAAGTGGAAATGTTATAAATGAAGATTATGATGAAGCAGAATTCGCTGGTATTGGTACAGCTGATGGAACTGCTCCAAAATTAAGCTCAGCAGTTGCTATCAATAACAACACTGTAGTAGTTAAATTTAATGAAAAAATTGATGAAGATACTGTAGATCCTTCAGACTTCACATTTACTGTTGAAACAGGTGAAGAAGATGAGAATAATCCTAATCACATTGCAGACGCTGTTTATCCATTCGCAGCAGATGTTAATGATGACAAGAAAACTGTAACTCTTCAATTCAACGAAGCTACTATGTCATCTGGTGTTATCTATAGAGTAACAGCTTCTGAAATTAATGATACTACAGGTAATGAAATTGTAAAAGGTACTAACGACTCAGCATTATTTGCAGGAACAACAACAGAAAATGAAGCTCCAAGAGTAAAATCTGCTGTATTACTTAACAACCAAACCTTAAAAGTTTCATTCACTGAAGCAATCAGCGTAATTAGTGAACTTGATAAGACTGACTTTGATATTACTCCTTCTGATGATGACGAAGAATTTGATGGAAAAGTTAACAAAGTTATCGTAAGTGAAGATAAGAAATATGTAACTATATATTACACTGACGCTAATTTTGAATCAGGTAATCTATATACTGTAACAGTTGTAGCTGACAAAATCAAAGATGCTCTTGGTATTGATTCTCTAGATACAACTGATGAAAGAAATGAAGCTCTATTTGGTGGAATCAACAGTAGTGTAACTAGTCCTAAGATCTTAGGTGTAGTATCTGTTGATGAAAATACAATTGATATAAGATTCGATCAAGTTATTAACTCATTATTAGATTCTGCTAATGAAGATGATATCGTTATAAAACAAAACGGTAAAGTAGTAGACGCAGAAGATAAATTAGTAAGAGCTGAAGGAACAAACGGTAATACACTAAGAGTATTCTTTAATGAAACTCCATTCAACAGCAGACTTGTATATACTGTTGAAGTAGATGCAAGTAAAATAAGCAATAACAACGGATTAGTAATGGATTCAGATGATAACTCAGCTCAATTCGCTTCAATAACAAAAGAAAACAAAGATCCAGAATTAGCAAGTGCAGTAGCTATCTCTAACACTCAAACAAAAGTTACTTTTTCTGAAATTGTAACAGGCGTTAAGACTGGTAGAAAATCTAAAGTATTCGCTCTTACTGGAGTAGATGTTACTAACGTTAAAGCTCTAGAAGATGGTAAATCATTTATAATAACACATAAAAAAACTACTACAGGCAACATGGTAACAGTTTCAATCAAAGACGGTTCATCTATAAAAGATGAAGCTGGAGTTGGAACTGTAAATACTGATAAAACTGTAAAATTTGTTTCTAAATAA
- a CDS encoding ATP-binding protein: protein MKSLKWRMVTIYVLLVLIVMIACGTMIVMRISNNAYKEIETGLKKSISTSMEAIGENSTKEEAIRKWEDAIGGYRDSERKLYLLDTDGKVIFADKQGNKDAYLTPMVMAAIQDTSIQKFDKVYGRNKDDKKEYIGYASPIKVENEVVAVIYILAPSEQVKINLYSTVRIILLAILFAIVLSIVFGFMFSNFLTKPIIALSNKARDMSEGDLDNPIEVLSTDEIGELTKNFNIMATELNHNLTEISSEKNKLETVFAHMTDGILVFDTNGLLIHSNPATRKLIGLADKNSFIEIFGQYLDTTYERLLMNIKGGIRQHIIRIKEKYVNLCFAPYLDQNKNIMGSICVIQDITKHKKLEEMQKEFVANVSHELRTPLTTIKSYAETLLNGAVDDRQIALDFLNVINYESDRMTALVQDLLELSRLDNKQTKFSMQCINLSHIVESSISKFQIHAKKKQQEMVYNKTDNDYKIIGDANRIEQVIKNIISNAVKYSNEGDSITINVYEESSYVVVMIEDTGMGIPNEDLTRIFDRFYRVDKARSRAMGGTGLGLAIAKEIMDCHGGHINVTSEVGVGTCFYLYFPYEA from the coding sequence ATGAAAAGCTTAAAATGGAGAATGGTCACTATATATGTACTTCTCGTGTTAATTGTTATGATTGCTTGTGGAACCATGATTGTCATGCGTATCAGTAATAATGCGTATAAAGAGATAGAAACGGGTCTTAAGAAATCTATATCTACCAGTATGGAAGCAATAGGAGAAAACAGTACCAAAGAAGAAGCCATTAGAAAATGGGAAGATGCTATAGGCGGATACAGAGACAGTGAAAGGAAACTTTATCTTCTTGATACTGATGGAAAAGTGATTTTTGCTGATAAACAGGGAAATAAAGATGCATATCTTACACCTATGGTTATGGCAGCTATCCAAGATACAAGTATACAAAAATTTGATAAAGTGTATGGAAGAAACAAAGATGATAAAAAAGAATACATAGGTTATGCAAGTCCGATAAAAGTTGAAAATGAAGTTGTTGCAGTCATATACATATTAGCTCCTTCAGAGCAAGTTAAGATTAATCTATACAGTACTGTTAGAATTATTCTTTTAGCTATTTTATTTGCTATAGTGTTATCCATTGTTTTTGGTTTCATGTTTTCCAACTTTTTGACAAAACCAATAATAGCATTGTCTAATAAAGCGAGGGATATGTCAGAGGGAGATTTAGATAATCCCATTGAAGTGTTATCTACGGATGAAATAGGAGAATTGACTAAGAATTTTAATATCATGGCTACAGAACTTAATCATAATTTAACTGAAATCTCCAGTGAAAAAAATAAGTTGGAGACTGTTTTCGCACATATGACTGATGGTATATTGGTATTTGATACTAATGGATTGTTGATACATAGCAATCCTGCAACAAGAAAATTAATTGGACTAGCTGATAAAAATTCTTTTATAGAAATATTTGGACAGTATTTAGATACAACCTATGAGAGGCTTCTAATGAATATAAAGGGGGGAATAAGGCAACATATCATAAGAATCAAGGAAAAGTATGTCAACTTGTGTTTCGCGCCTTATTTGGACCAAAACAAGAATATTATGGGTAGTATATGTGTTATCCAAGATATAACAAAACATAAGAAGCTAGAAGAAATGCAAAAAGAGTTCGTTGCCAATGTTTCTCATGAGTTAAGGACTCCTCTTACAACTATTAAAAGTTATGCAGAGACGTTACTTAATGGAGCTGTCGATGATAGACAGATTGCTTTGGATTTCCTTAATGTCATTAACTATGAAAGTGACAGGATGACTGCATTAGTCCAAGACCTACTAGAATTGTCCAGACTGGATAATAAACAAACCAAATTTTCTATGCAGTGTATTAATTTATCACATATAGTAGAAAGCAGTATAAGTAAGTTTCAGATACATGCTAAGAAAAAACAGCAGGAAATGGTATATAACAAAACTGATAATGATTACAAAATAATAGGTGATGCTAATAGAATTGAACAGGTAATTAAAAATATAATATCTAATGCCGTAAAGTATAGTAATGAAGGAGATTCCATAACTATCAATGTATATGAAGAAAGTAGTTATGTTGTGGTAATGATAGAAGATACTGGAATGGGTATACCTAATGAAGATTTAACTAGAATATTTGATAGATTTTATCGTGTAGATAAAGCCAGATCAAGAGCCATGGGAGGTACTGGACTTGGACTTGCTATAGCAAAAGAGATTATGGATTGTCATGGGGGACATATTAATGTTACCAGCGAAGTAGGTGTGGGCACTTGTTTTTATCTATACTTTCCGTATGAAGCATAG
- the rlmH gene encoding 23S rRNA (pseudouridine(1915)-N(3))-methyltransferase RlmH: MKITIISVGKLKEKYLKMAVDEYSKRLGRYCKLDIIEVTDEKTPDKISITQEILIKKKEGQKILRYIKDNSYVIALEIKGETLTSENLAKKIHTLGLEGKSNVTFIIGGSIGLCENVLKRANYQLSFSSLTFPHQLMRVILLEQVYRSFRINAGEPYHK, encoded by the coding sequence ATGAAAATTACAATAATTAGTGTGGGAAAATTAAAAGAAAAATATCTAAAAATGGCTGTAGATGAATACAGTAAGAGATTAGGTAGATACTGTAAATTGGATATAATAGAAGTTACAGATGAGAAAACCCCAGATAAGATATCTATTACCCAGGAAATATTAATAAAGAAAAAAGAAGGACAAAAAATATTAAGATATATAAAAGATAATTCCTATGTAATTGCATTAGAGATAAAAGGAGAGACATTGACATCTGAAAATCTAGCTAAAAAAATACACACTTTAGGTCTAGAGGGCAAAAGCAATGTAACTTTTATTATTGGTGGTTCAATAGGATTATGTGAGAATGTTTTGAAAAGAGCAAACTACCAACTTAGTTTTTCTTCGTTAACTTTTCCTCACCAATTAATGAGGGTTATATTATTAGAGCAGGTTTATAGGAGCTTTCGGATAAATGCTGGTGAACCGTATCATAAGTAA